From Fusarium fujikuroi IMI 58289 draft genome, chromosome FFUJ_chr07, a single genomic window includes:
- a CDS encoding NOC3-like protein — protein sequence MAQNSTKRRKIAHDSANHETQDQNDSRSAQKSFFKNASNWSLEQDYETRPRKGKKQKESNRLPIKTADGRIEQAEAENDETASIESDAEWLEGREDEAEEEPEEEEEEEEEKEPEIPEPQQILAAQEELAKIAMQMNENPEEHVGAFKALAKIGQSKIIAIQMLALMTQMSVYKDVIPGYRIRPQTDNGPREKLSKEVRTLRQYEQALVSGYQNYIKELSRCSKLEVRAAKGGQSMATIAITCACTLVTSVSHFNFHIDLLKILVSKLSRRKINQDGVKCLEALQTLFKEDEEGRPTNDAVALLSKMMKAREFQVDESVVNLFLSLRLLSEFSGKASRDHVENDDAPLKRQKKEFRTKRHRKALKEQKALDKDMANADASVSHEERDRMQSETLKLVFATYFRILKLRMPHLMGAVLEGLAKYAHLINQDFFGDLLEALKDLIRHSEEDAAEGLGDEEGNEGEDDDDDIPIRNLTREALLCTVTAYALLEGQDAHNSRNDLHLDLSFFTTHLFKSLLPLSTNPDVELTRPTNTANATTKINVQTTTVLLLRALTGILLPPWNIRSVPPMRLAAFSKQLMTTALQLPDKSCQAVLVLLSDVAHTHSKKVRSLWNTEERKGDGRYNPVSDSVEGSNPFTATVWEGELLRKHYSPKVREGVKILEKGMSE from the coding sequence ATGGCACAAAACAGCACAAAACGAAGAAAGATCGCTCATGATTCTGCCAATCATGAGACCCAAGATCAGAACGACTCAAGAAGCGCTCAGAAGTCTTTCTTTAAGAACGCTTCAAATTGGAGTCTCGAACAAGACTATGAGACGCGCCCACGCAAaggcaagaagcaaaaagagagCAACAGGCTCCCCATCAAGACAGCCGATGGTCGAATTGAGCAAGCCGAAGCGGAAAACGATGAGACTGCGTCAATTGAGAGCGACGCTGAATGGCTAGAAGGCCGCGAGGATGAAGCGGAGGAGGAAccggaggaggaggaggaggaggaggaggaaaaggagCCTGAGATCCCAGAGCCTCAGCAGATCCTTGCAGCACAGGAAGAGCTAGCAAAGATTGCTATGCAAATGAACGAGAACCCAGAGGAACACGTCGGCGCATTCAAGGCCCTCGCCAAGATCGGACAATCTAAGATTATTGCCATCCAGATGCTTGCCCTCATGACACAAATGTCTGTCTATAAAGATGTCATTCCTGGATACCGTATACGTCCCCAGACCGACAACGGACCCAGGGAAAAGCTATCCAAGGAAGTGCGTACACTGCGACAGTATGAACAAGCTCTCGTTTCTGGGTACCAGAACTACATCAAGGAGCTTTCTCGATGCTCCAAGCTTGAGGTTAGGGCTGCAAAGGGCGGGCAGAGTATGGCTACCATCGCTATCACTTGCGCGTGCACTCTCGTCACATCGGTTTCACACTTCAACTTCCACATAGATTTGCTCAAGATTCTTGTCTCGAAGCTCAGCCGGCGCAAGATTAACCAAGACGGTGTCAAGTGTTTAGAAGCTCTTCAGACGCTTTTcaaggaggacgaagaagggCGACCGACAAACGATGCGGTGGCTTTACTTtccaagatgatgaaggctCGCGAGTTCCAGGTCGATGAGAGTGTTGTGAACCTCTTTCTAAGCCTACGCCTCCTCTCCGAATTCTCGGGTAAGGCATCCAGAGACCATGTCGAGAATGATGATGCACCCCTCAAGAGGCAAAAGAAGGAATTTAGAACCAAGCGACATCGCAAGGCGCTCAAGGAACAGAAGGCCTTGGATAAGGACATGGCCAACGCTGATGCATCAGTCAGTCACGAGGAGCGTGATCGTATGCAGTCCGAGACGCTTAAGCTTGTGTTTGCAACCTATTTCCGCATTCTCAAGCTACGCATGCCTCATCTTATGGGTGCCGTTCTTGAAGGTCTTGCCAAGTACGCCCATCTCATTAACCAGGATTTCTTTGGTGATTTGTTGGAAGCACTCAAGGATCTTATCCGACACAGCGAAGAAGACGCCGCTGAGGGTCtcggtgatgaggagggtAATGAGggtgaagacgacgatgacgatatccCCATTCGCAATCTAACCCGCGAGGCCCTTCTGTGTACCGTCACAGCATACGCTCTGCTCGAGGGCCAAGACGCTCACAACTCGCGCAACGATCTGCATCTTgacctctccttcttcacaacCCATCTCTTCAAATCCCTCCTCCCACTCTCAACAAACCCCGATGTCGAGCTGACACGCCCCACCAACACAGCCAACGcaaccaccaagatcaatgTCCAAACCACAACagtccttctcctccgagCACTGACGGGTATCCTTCTTCCGCCCTGGAACATTCGATCCGTGCCACCTATGCGGCTAGCCGCCTTTTCTAAGCAGCTCATGACAACAGCACTTCAGCTCCCTGACAAGTCGTGCCAGGCTGTTTTGGTTCTTCTCAGCGATGTAGCGCACACGCACTCGAAGAAGGTCCGTAGTCTATGGAATACTGAGGAGCGTAAGGGAGATGGTCGGTACAATCCCGTGAGCGATAGTGTTGAAGGTAGCAACCCGTTTACAGCAACGGTGTGGGAGGGCGAACTGTTGAGGAAGCATTACTCACCGAAAGTCAGAGAGGGTGTCAAGATACTAGAGAAAGGGATGTCCGAGTAG